The stretch of DNA TAGGACCTTTgtttattttacaattttttttttgttaagaaATGTCACCGTTCAATTCTATTTTCAAACCTGGCACGCTTACCTCTACATAACCAATTTCATTGCATAAAAAAACGTACGTTGTATGTACAAAAATTTTGTGATCGTATCTGTAAAACACCTCAGAAGTGGTAATATTTTCCCCCAAAACACGGAAGGTTCGATCTGTGTGTGGAGGCAGTGCTCATACCAAGGATTAAGGGTTGAGATTCATATCATGgggaataaaaaaatttaaaaaaaaaaaattgggccagaaaaaattctAGCCCTTGGATGTACTCCTGCAGACAGTGCCTGCAggggtaggatgaaataatccCCAAAACACATGTTCAGTGAGCAGACCcgatatttattttttctttagatGATAATTTTTACGAAATGGAAAATGTCAAAAATTTTATGAAACAGTCTCACCGGTCGTATTAgtgatcacccatgaaaaagtattactttttatgctaaaaataatacttttattgtggatatgggtagagttgatccatctcacagattatgatccgtgaaacAGTCTCACAATATACCAACTCAATGAAAACCCCATcgtatatttggtttgactacCAAATTTTGCCACGACGGAGGGAAAATCGTGTGCGTCGCGCGTGTGGGAAAACCCTAGTGAAAAACCTGTGCTATGGCGGCAAACACCAAAATATTTATCCCGAATTCCCAAAACACCCCCATTCCAATGAAATTAAACAAAGGCGCCGTTTCCTAAGTCCTGGCGGGGCCGTAAAAGATTGGAAACCCATGCCCTTTATAGTCTTTTCACTTTTCCCCCGATTTAGGGTTTCCCTGGTGTTATATATAACGTCCCTCGACAATTTCTCTTTGCAGAATCGCCCCCAATTTCACTCTCCGATACTTCTTCGTCTTCTGCTTCGGTCGGTGTTGTCTGAGTTTCGTTTTCAATCCCGATTCCTCTTCACTCCCACCATTCCCTTAAGCCTCCTTCTTCGACTTCGAGTGCTTTTCCTTTGTTTGTGTACTTTAGATAGGGAGATAAGAGGAGTTGATGTCTTGGTTTTGCTCGTATTTTCACTTCGCTAGAGCCTTATCATACGCCAGCGTTCTGGTGTCTACGTTGTTTGTTTGTTATTAGACGTATGTTGATCAGGTTTTAGCTTCGTTTCAAGCTAGTATTGAGTTGGGTCTCTAGTTTCCTTTCGATTTCACGTGGTTCTGTGATCTTTGTTTTGGTTGGTTTGATCGGGAGTTGTTAGGTACCTCTTTTCAGTTATTGACCGAATATTTCATCTGGGATTTTGTCAGATCTTTGATCGCGAGCCTGGAAATGGTGGATCGGAGTGATAAAGTAAGTGATCGCGATCGTCATTAGCTCGAGGGTTcttttttgtatttgatcaagtTAGCTAAAATCATTCGACCTTTGTGTCTCAGGGATCAGAATCCGAAGAGATGAGTAGCCAAACTCCGACCCCTGATAGATTATCATCCGATAGCACGAATGTCAAGACATGTGTTAACTGCGGCACCTCAAAAACGCCCCTCTGGAGAGGCGGTCCAGCTGGTCCCAAGGTATATACATAAAACAACCCTGTCTGTATACGCGTTCCTTGATATTGAATATTTAACGTTTACACTCGGAAGTTTTTTTCGTTTTGCCTGCAGTCGCTGTGCAATGCATGTGGGATCCGGAGCAGGAAAAAGATAAGGGCCCTAATGGGTGTCGCAAAAGAGGAAAAGAAAGCCAAGAAATCAGCAAATGCCAGAATTTTCAGCCATCAAACCAGCAGCAGCAACAGTTGCACCGGCAGCAGCGGAGAGAGTACCGGAAAGATTGGGAAGAAATTGTGGGCATTTGGGTTGGATGTGGCTTGGCAGAGACCTAGATCAAACATCAATCACAGGAGAAAACTTGGGGAAGAAGAGCAAGCTGCTATCCTTTTGATGGCCTTATCTTGTGGCTCTGTTTACGCTTAGTGTTTGTACTAAGTGGATTAGTAGTTGTACCTTTAAATTAATTGTCAGCGGCAACACGAAGGAGGAAAAATGGCTGAATGGGCTTTTCCAAGTGTACTTTTGGGGtagattaataaaatttattccaaaatttattttatttattttagggataatataatatagtttggtgttttcatatgatgtATGAGAAATATCAAGAAAATTTAGATGACAGATGTTTGTTTTGGTATAAGATAAGATATGACACCTCTCGATTATGGATCTTATCTTCATCTTATGGCCTTAATCTGTTGAAATGATTGGTACAAAATAGAGGGCAAACGTTTCATCTTCGATCTTTCCTCCAAAACAAGTGTCATTGGGTTAtacttggattttttttttacagaataTTGTTTGTATAAGCTATATTGGTGACATAGTACTTAGATaataaatgaaaattcactAAATATCGTGGGAGTTGGTAAAGTAGTAAAGTAGGTGATGGTTTGATCAACATGAATATTTTTTGGTTGAATTTATCGTATAAGGTTTCTCTGGTTGATGTGTAAGGTCTAGGAAATTCGAGTTACGTAACTCAACTGCATGCGAGTTCGGGTTTTACTAAATtacgtgtttaattattttaatgaattaaatgcatgattattgcatgAATATGAGCGTTTGTTCATACtttatttaaagtttcattCATAAAGGCTTTTTAGTAGTTTCTCGCGCTTCGAACGAAGAATGGAGACTGTagataattaatgaaaaaattcttttattaaataattatttaaattatttaatttatggtaTAATAAGTagagaatttcgaaaatggCTTTTAGTGGAGTATTTTACTCGTCgattcatattttaaaccggtacgcaaattttagtgAGTCGGATGAATTTTTTAGGGTtcgggtaatattttcaaaaacgtacctaaaCGAATATTTTCTGTGAGTTTCATTGAGTTTGATtggtttattttattgtttaatgaGCCTAAAATCCTTTTAACtcctttaattttaattaaggaCCCATTAACACTCAATATTATAACTTAAACTCCTTTATTAAACTATAAACCTAATTCCCTACATATTGGCCACCCCTTCACCATTCAACAGCAACACTTTTCCGAAAAATACAGCAGCCATTCGGTTTTCTCTCTAGGTTTTTAAGAAAGCTCCTTCTTGTCTCTCCATTACTCGTCCTACGCGTAGATATCCAAGGTTTCGAGCGTTTATTCTCAAAAGCACGCCGTAAATActtctttttctcatcattcacgctAATATATGTTGATATGTGTTGTGAGGagtgtttaaatatttttgttgtATAGTTTATGCATCCGTTGTCATGAAATATGCACATTCTTGCTTGTAACTCACGGTTTTTGTTGCTAATTGTGTAAGGGACTGCCGAAATGTGGTGTTAATTGGGACTGTTTAGGGCGAGAGTGAAGGGGACACGGTGCTGGAGTCGAGTCTCAGTCGTTTTGGTTGAGGGCCGATTGGTTTTGGTTTTGAGATGTCTAGGGTTTCCGTGGCTAGACCGAGGGAAAGGTTTGGGGAAGCCGTGCATAGAATGATTCCAAACCAGGACTAGACCCTATTGGGTACGTGACAATAGGGGTGTCAAAAATGAACCCGACACGCTAACCCGACACGAAAAATATCGGGTTTGGGTTTATgcttttcgggttcgggtcgaAACGGGTCGGACCCGAATGCAaacccgaaaaaaaaaatttctcggGTGGGTTCGGGTTGACCTGAAAAAAATATCAGGTCACCCAGTGACCCGAACCCACCCGACCCACCCGACCCATCatgttttttctaaaaaaaaaaagttttacaATTTGGTGAATTTACACCACTATTTTCTAGGCCCATGGTTTCTTCTTTTTTAAACTAAAATAAAGCCCAACCCTATTAATTCTCTACTGTATCTAAAGATGAACTCTTGAGTTCTCATTTCTATCTCGTCTAGCAGACCAGCACTCCGCGTCCCTCACAATTTCTCTTGAAAAGAAATTTTATCGAAACTCTACAGTTCAGTCACCAAACGGGTAAGAAATTTTATGTGTTTCTGTTCTATTTCATCATCGTTTTGATTTTCTTTGTTTGATTATTGGGCTTATAAACCCTGATCTTGTTTTAATTATTGTTCAATTTTGATTATTGGTTGTTGGGTTTTTTCTTTTGCCAATTAAAGTAGGATTCTTGGTAGGAAACTCATGATACCCGAACAGATCAGATACCCACTACTCGATTTGTGTGAAAGAATTTAACCAATTGGGATTTAGATATTGACACTGCTTCTGCTTTCTTAATTCCAATATACCATTTGTTTATACATATAATATCCGTTTATCGAAATACAAGCAGCTTCTAGTGATAGAGAAGAAAATAAATGAAAACAAGTTCATTTCTTTGCATTGTTTGGGCATTTTATCGTTCCAGTAGTTAATTGTTATGGAGGAAAATGTGTACATGATTGAGCATGGTCCACGATGCTTTAATTTAGCTGCAATTGTGCATTGGCTTCCTCCTATGATTTATATCCCCATATATTTACATCAGTGCCTTGTTTATTTTTCTCATGTTGTGACTTGTTTTGAAGGAATTGTTAATTTTTTGCTTGTAGCTAATaatattgttatgccttttaaTTGATAGAATGAGTTCAGAACCAATTGGTCTTGTTCACGAGGAGGATAGTGTGGATGGTGTACATGTGTTGGATTTAGATGTTGACGAAGAAACATGTACTAACTTGCAAGGTCGGGCCTCCGGAAGTGTTAAACGAAAGAGACCTTTAAAATCACAATGGTGGCAATATTTTGAGATGCTTCCAGAAGTAGAAGGAGAAGAAAAGCGTTGCAAATGTAAAGCATGTGGGACTACGTACAAAGCAGACAGTAGCATGGGGACAGGTAATCTCCAACGCCATATTCTCAAATAGTGTCCTAGACAGAGAACTTGTGATATTGCTCAGGCTTTGTTAGAACAAGGCGATAAAAGTCTTGCCATAAGGTCACAAAAGTTCAGCCAAGAAAGATTTAGAGAGTTGCTAATATTAGCAATTGTGAGACATGATTTACCGTTTCAGTTTGTGGAATATGAGGCAATTAGATCAATTTTTACATATTTGGAACCTCAAGTCAATCATTTCACTAGAAACACCGCAAGGACTGATATTCTCAAGATGCATAAAAATGAATACACTAGACTAGCTCAAGAAATGCGTTCATGCCCTGGAAAAATTTGTTTCACTTCTGATTTGTGGACTTCTATTGCCACTGATGGCTATGTATGTTTGACAGCGCATTTCATTGATTCTAATTGGGTTTTGCAAAAAAGGATTATCAACTTCTCTTACATGCCTCCACCTCACTCTGGTATTGCATTGTGTGATAAAATCAATAGCTTATTCAATGCTTGGGGAATTCAGAGAAAGGTTTTCACAATTACGTTGGACAATGCCGCTGCAAATGATGTGTTTGTTGGCCTTTTAAGGGATCATCTTAGTTTAAATTGTTCATTAGTGAATGGTGGCGAGTTTTTGCATGTTCGTTGTTGTGCACACATTCTCAATTTAATTGTCCAAGAAGGTTTGAAAATAATTGATCATTCCGTTGATAAGATTCGTGAATGTGTGAAGTATGTAAAAGGCAGTCAAGTGAGAAAGAAAAAGTTTGTAGAATCTGTTACCCAAACTTCGCTGGATCCTAAGAAATCACTAAGGCAAGATGTTCCTACTAGATGGAATTCTACGTATTTGATGCTTTCTAGTGCCATATATTATCGACGTGCTTTTAATCATTTGAAATTGACTGATACTAATTTCACACACTGTCCATTGGTTGACGAGTGGGTTCAAGCTgaaaaaatatgcaaatttcTTGAGGTTTTCTATGAGACAACAACTTTGTTTTCTGGGGTGAAATATCCTACTGCCAACCTTTATTTTCCTCGTGTCTTTACGGTTCAATTGACATTAAGTCAAGCCTTGCAAAGCTCTGATGATTTCATGAGATCAATGGCCAATCGGATGTTTCAGAAATTTGACAAGTACTGGAAAGAATATAACATTTTGTTGTCCATTGCTGTGATAGTTGATCCGAGGTTCAAGATGCAGTTTGTTGAGTTTTGTTACAACAAGTTATACGGATATGGTAGTAACGAATTAAGTCTGGTGAAGTCTAAATTAGTGTCTTTGTTTGAGGAATATATGGGCCTTGCTTCTAAATCAAGTAGTAGCAACACATCTACGAGTTCTCACAGTGGCATTGATGATAACGCTTCTCTTCCTCTAAATTCAAACAGTGGATGCATGGATGTTTTGAAGGTATTTACTATTTACGATAGTTTTTTTTTCTCACTATTTTTTACTTTTCGTTACCAATACGTTTAATTTATGATGTAGGAATTTGACACATTTCAAAGAACATAATTAAATGATAGAGCTCAAAAGAGTCAAttagatctttatttggatgaGCCGAAAATTGACAGATCTTCAAATTGTGATGTTCTTGCATTTTGGAAAGCTTACCAATTTAGGTATCCTGAACTTGCACAAATGGCCAGAGATATTTTGAGTGTTCCAATTTCTACAgttgcttctgaatcagcttttaGCACGGGATGGTAGGATACTTGACCAATATCGTAGTGCAATGAAACCTGATGTTGTTGAGGCGTTGGTTTGTTGTAGAGATTGGTTAGTTGGACAGAAAGGTTAGTGATTCTTCTTGTTAATTTCATTTTAAAGTTACCTGTTttactaatattttatttttgtagaaACCACCGAGGTGAGGTTGGATGATTTGACTGAaaatattatgaatttattcATAAATGAGGATGCTGGATCAAACAATGCTTCAACGGATGCTTGATGATTCTAACAATGCTATGCTACCTAGTATTGAAAAGTaagttaaattttataaattcataatttttgaaaattttcaccCTTtcctattttaattttttaaatgattatttaaatgtttGACTTCTACAAACAAATGTAGGACAATGAAGAAGTCAGAAGATAGAAGCGGAGCTTGATTGTCACTTGAAAgttgaaaattattttgttatgTTTGAAGACTTTTTGAATAgcttttgttattatgtgtttgaattaaatgttattattatcattatgtgTTTTGAATATTTATCTAATTATTGTgttgaaaaattaatattatacatAGACAACTAAAATTCTATTACACACAATCACAACATTACACATTCTTAATGAGAAACTTGTGAggatattattaaaaatgttAGCTATATGCTCACATATGTCAGTATATTATAGCAGATGAtgttttttttcttcatttgaaataatttatgttttattttgtatttatacAAGAACCAGTTTGTGGTACATATTACTTAAATTTTGTATATTAAATTACTTCTATTACCATGCACTAAGGTTTAGAAATTGAATGGAATCAATATACTTTGGAGAATTGAAATGTTTATGAGCCAAAAATAGAAAGTCTgtatcatactcaaaatttaatAAGAAAGCAAACAGAAGTAGCCATATGTGCCTTGAAAACATCGGGTAATGCTAGCAGCTAGCTGTTAGTCCCAATCTCttcaat from Primulina eburnea isolate SZY01 chromosome 6, ASM2296580v1, whole genome shotgun sequence encodes:
- the LOC140833910 gene encoding GATA transcription factor 16-like; this translates as MVDRSDKGSESEEMSSQTPTPDRLSSDSTNVKTCVNCGTSKTPLWRGGPAGPKSLCNACGIRSRKKIRALMGVAKEEKKAKKSANARIFSHQTSSSNSCTGSSGESTGKIGKKLWAFGLDVAWQRPRSNINHRRKLGEEEQAAILLMALSCGSVYA
- the LOC140833911 gene encoding zinc finger BED domain-containing protein RICESLEEPER 2-like; the encoded protein is MHKNEYTRLAQEMRSCPGKICFTSDLWTSIATDGYVCLTAHFIDSNWVLQKRIINFSYMPPPHSGIALCDKINSLFNAWGIQRKVFTITLDNAAANDVFVGLLRDHLSLNCSLVNGGEFLHVRCCAHILNLIVQEGLKIIDHSVDKIRECVKYVKGSQVRKKKFVESVTQTSLDPKKSLRQDVPTRWNSTYLMLSSAIYYRRAFNHLKLTDTNFTHCPLVDEWVQAEKICKFLEVFYETTTLFSGVKYPTANLYFPRVFTVQLTLSQALQSSDDFMRSMANRMFQKFDKYWKEYNILLSIAVIVDPRFKMQFVEFCYNKLYGYGSNELSLVKSKLVSLFEEYMGLASKSSSSNTSTSSHSGIDDNASLPLNSNSGCMDVLKEFDTFQRT